From Pithys albifrons albifrons isolate INPA30051 chromosome 27, PitAlb_v1, whole genome shotgun sequence, one genomic window encodes:
- the TLE2 gene encoding transducin-like enhancer protein 2 isoform X2 — MFPQGRHPSGQPFKFSVLEICDRIKEEFQFLQAQYHSLKLECEKLVSEKTEMQRHYVMYYEMSYGLNIEMHKQVEIVKRLSAICAQIIPFLTQEHQQQVLQAVERAKQVTMGELNSIVGQQQLQHLSHHTSPLLLTPHPSTMQPSSLSGASSTSGLLALSGALMAQSQLATKEDRVAQDGENRERAPSSSVSSSSPESLKDEERTWLKQKQEEKNLPGHSDSDGDKSDYNLVVDEDPTSDPGSPGCSRQEMPESPTSIASSGSTTPLGPKDQSPTDPLASAAPSKPSASSSPRDSFTPSPGPSSAVPLRQSPTKAPTTDTTLRSPLSTSSPYTSSFGMVPHTTLSGELPAPSVYMGIHLSPQVSGAVLYGRSPMVAFESHPHLRASTISSSLSAIPGGKPAYSFHVSADGQMQPVPFPPDALIGSGIPRHARQLHTLTHGEVVCAVTISNSTRHVYTGGKGCVKVWDVGQPGTKTAVARLDCLNRDNYIRSCKLLPDGRSLIVGGEASTLSIWDLAAPTPRIKAELTSSAPACYALAISPDAKVCFSCCSDGNIVVWDLQNQTMVRQFQGHTDGASCIDISNDGTKLWTGGLDNTVRCWDLREGRQLQQHDFSSQIFSLGYCPTGEWLAVGMESSNVEILHVTKPDKYQLHLHESCVLSLKFASCGREVVCEHREGQSPQCLAGTIRSQHLPV; from the exons ATGTTCCCGCAGGGACGGCACCCG TCCGGGCAGCCCTTCAAGTTCTCGGTCCTGGAAATCTGCGACCGCATCAAGGAGGAATTCCAGTTCCTGCAGGCGCAGTACCACAG CCTGAAGCTGGAATGTGAGAAGCTGGTGAGCGAGAAGACAGAGATGCAGAGACATTATGTCATG TACTATGAGATGTCCTATGGCCTGAACATTGAAATGCACAAGCAG GTAGAGATTGTCAAGAGACTGAGTGCCATTTGTGCCCAGATTATCCCCTTTCTGACACAAGAG caccagcagcaggtcctgcaggCGGTGGAGCGAGCCAAGCAGGTGACCATGGGGGAGCTCAACAGCATCGTTGGG cagcagcagcttcagcaccTCTCCCACCACACATCCCCACTCCTGCTGACACCCCACCCCTCCACCATGCAGCCCTCTAGCCTGAGTGGGGCCAGCAGCACCTCGGGGCTCCTGGCCCTCTCGGGGGCACTGATGGCACAGTCTCAGCTGGCCACCAAGGAGGACAGAGTGGCCCAGGATGGGGAGAACAGAG AACGTGCCCCAAGCTCG agtgtttcttcttcctctcctgagAGCCTGAAGGACGAGGAGCGGACGTGGCTGAAGcaaaagcaggaggagaagaacCTGCCTGGGCATTCT GATAGTGATGGGGACAAGAGCGACTACAACCTCGTGGTGGATGAG GACCCCACCTCAGATCCcggcagccctggctgctcccGGCAGGAGATGCCCGAGAGCCCGACCTCCATCGCCTCCAGCGGGAGCACCACACCCCTTGGGCCAAAGGACCAGAGTCCG aCTGACCCTCTGGCCAGCGCTGCCCCCTCCAAGCCCTCTGCTTCCTCATCACCCCGTGACTCCTTCACGCCCAGCCCTGGGCCCAGCTCGGCCGTCCCGCTCCGGCAGTCCCCCACCAAGGCACCCACCACCGACACCA CTCTGCGCAGCCCCCTGAGCACCTCCAGCCCCTACACGTCCTCCTTTGGGATGGTGCCTCACACCACCCTCAGCGGGGAGCTCCCGGCCCCCAGCGTGTACATGGGCATCCACCTCTCGCCGCAGGTCAGCGGCGCTGTGCTGTACGGCCGGTCCCCCATG gTGGCATTTGAGTCACATCCTCACCTGAGGGCGTCCACCATCTCATCTTCTCTCTcagccatccctggagggaAACC TGCCTACTCCTTCCACGTCAGCGCCGACGGGCAGATGCAGCCGGTGCCTTTCCCACCCGACGCCCTCATTGGCTCCGGCATCCCCCGCCACGCACGGCAGCTCCACACCCTGACCCACGGCGAGGTGGTCTGCGCCGTCACCATCAGCAACTCCACACGACACGTCTACACGGGGGGCAAGGGCTGCGTGAAGGTGTGGGACGTGGGGCAACCAGGCACCAAGACAGCTGTGGCTCGGCTGGACTGCCTA AACCGTGACAACTACATCCGCTCCTGCAAGCTGCTCCCGGACGGCCGGAGCCTGATTGTGGGGGGCGAGGCCAGCACCCTCTCCATCTGGGACCTGGCAGCCCCCACGCCACGCATCAAGGCTGAGCTcacctcctctgcccctgcctgctATGCCCTGGCCATCAGCCCTGATGCCAAAGTCTGCTTCTCTTGCTGCAGTGATGGCAACATCGTTGTGTGGGACCTGCAGAACCAGACGATGGTGAG GCAGTTTCAAGGCCACACGGATGGTGCCAGCTGCATTGACATCTCCAACGATGGCACCAAGCTGTGGACAGGGGGGCTGGACAACACTGTGCGGTGCTGGGACCTGCGGGAGGggcggcagctgcagcagcacgaCTTCAGCTCCCAG ATCTTCTCCCTGGGGTACTGCCCAACAGGAGAGTGGCTAGCAGTGGGCATGGAGAGCAGCAACGTGGAGATCCTGCACGTCACCAAGCCGGACAAGTACCAGCTGCACCTCCATGAAAGCTGTGTCCTCTCCCTCAAATTTGCCTCCTGTGGTAG GGAAGTGGTTtgtgagcacagggaaggaCAATCTCCTCAATGCCTGGCGGGCACCATACGGAGCCAGCATCTTCCAG TCTAA
- the LOC139683136 gene encoding transducin-like enhancer protein 1 isoform X1, with translation MFPQNRPPAHLQAPSAASGAAVAASAIPSTPQSLKLTYPETLDRIKEEFQFLQNQYHSLKLECEKLATEKTEIQRHYVMYYEMSYGLNIEMHKQTEIAKRLNVICAQLIPFLSQEHQQQVVQAVERAKQVTMTDLNVAIGHQLQTQHLSHHAPPIPLTPHPSGLQPTGLAGISSASGLLALSGALGAQAQLLTKDDRGVHDTEPRATDRDPGPSSLVLPNGERARAIAEYLSSSKKRKVEEKDFVTDYGSDADKSEDNLVVDEDPSSPHSVHSYSSRENGVEKVSLGRKEAMPLSPTSMASSSSTSPSRSKDVPTVEKAGTPSLKSSTPTSQSDATAPGSSSAQQFRPAAAKAPMDPLALSLRNPLGVQSPYSAAFGLAHPAVNGDVAGTGAYASLHLMSPQLNGAAAAVGASSYGRSPLVGYDPHPHMRVPGLVAGMQVGTSGKPAYSFHVSADGQMQPVPFPPDALIGSGIPRHARQLHTLTHGEVVCAVTISNSTRHVYTGGKGCVKVWDVGQPGTKTAVAQLDCLNRDNYIRSCKLLPDGRSLIVGGEASTLSIWDLAAPTPRIKAELTSSAPACYALAISPDAKVCFSCCSDGNIVVWDLQNQTLVRQFQGHTDGASCIDISNDGTKLWTGGLDNTVRCWDLREGRQLQQHDFSSQIFSLGYCPTGEWLAVGMESSNVEILHVTKPDKYQLHLHESCVLSLKFASCGKWFVSTGKDNLLNAWRTPYGASIFQSKETSSVLSCDVSTDDQFIVTGSGDKKATVYEIIY, from the exons ATGTTCCCGCAGAACCGGCCCCCG GCCCATCTCCAGGCAccctctgctgcctcaggagctgctgttgctgccagtgccatccccagcaCTCCCCAGTCCCTCAAGCTGACTTACCCAGAGACCTTGGACCGCATCAAGGAGGAATTCCAATTCCTGCAGAACCAATACCACAG CTTGAAGTTAGAATGCGAAAAGTTGGcaacagaaaaaacagagatCCAGCGTCATTATGTCATG TACTATGAGATGTCCTATGGCCTGAACATTGAGATGCACAAACAG ACGGAGATCGCCAAGCGGCTCAACGTGATCTGTGCCCAGCTCATCCCGTTCCTGTCTCAGGAG caccagcagcaggtggTCCAGGCTGTGGAACGTGCGAAGCAGGTGACTATGACCGACCTGAACGTGGCAATCGGG caccagctccagaCCCAGCACCTCTCGCACCACGCTCCCCCCATCCCGCTGACCCCCCATCCCTCCGGGTTGCAGCCCACTGGCCTTGCTGGCATCAGCAGTGCCTCAGGGCTGCTGGCGCTCTCGGGGGCACTGGGGGCCCAGGCCCAGCTCCTCACCAAGGATGACAGAGGAGTCCATGACACAGAGCCCAGGG CGACAGACCGAGACCCCGGCCCC agctccctggTGCTGCCAAATGGGGAGCGGGCACGAGCCATTGCTGAGTacctgagcagcagcaagaaGAGGAAGGTGGAGGAGAAGGACTTCGTTACAGACTAT GGCAGCGACGCAGACAAAAGTGAAGACAACTTGGTGGTGGATGAG GACCCCTCTTCCCCGCACAGCGTCCACTCCTACTCATCCCGAGAGAATGGAGTGgagaaggtgtccctgggaaggaaggaggccATGCCACTCAGCCCGACCTCCATggcctcctccagcagcacatccccGTCCCGGAGCAAGGACGTTCCCACG GTGGAAAAGGCAGGGACGCCCAGCCTGAAGTCCAGCACCCCCACTTCCCAGAGCGATGCCACAGCCCCtggctccagcagtgcccaaCAGTTtcgtcctgctgctgccaaggccCCCATGGACCCCCTGG CCTTGAGCCTGAGGAATCCACTGGGAGTGCAGAGTCCGTACTCAGCTGCATTTGGCTTGGCTCACCCTGCAGTCAACGGGGACGTGGCTGGGACTGGTGCCTATGCCAGCCTCCACCTCATGTCCCCGCAGCTCAACGGAGCTGCAGCGGCTGTGGGAGCCAGCAGCTATGGACGCTCCCCCCTG gTGGGCTACGACCCTCACCCCCACATGCGCGTCCCAGGACTGGTGGCTGGCATGCAAGTGGGCACCTCGGGGAAGCC TGCCTACTCCTTCCACGTCAGCGCCGACGGGCAGATGCAGCCGGTGCCTTTCCCACCCGACGCCCTCATCGGCTCCGGCATCCCCCGCCACGCACGGCAGCTCCACACCCTGACCCACGGCGAGGTGGTCTGCGCCGTCACCATCAGCAACTCCACACGACACGTCTACACGGGGGGCAAGGGCTGCGTGAAGGTGTGGGACGTGGGGCAACCAGGCACCAAGACAGCTGTGGCTCAGTTGGACTGCCTA AACCGTGACAACTACATCCGCTCCTGCAAGCTGCTCCCGGACGGCCGGAGCCTGATTGTGGGGGGCGAGGCCAGCACCCTCTCCATCTGGGACCTGGCAGCCCCCACGCCGCGCATCAAGGCTGAGCTcacctcctctgcccctgcctgctATGCCCTGGCCATCAGCCCTGATGCCAAAGTCTGCTTCTCTTGCTGCAGTGATGGCAACATCGTTGTGTGGGACCTGCAGAACCAGACCCTGGTCAG GCAGTTTCAAGGCCACACGGATGGTGCCAGCTGCATTGACATCTCCAACGATGGCACCAAGCTGTGGACAGGGGGGCTGGACAACACTGTGCGGTGCTGGGACCTGCGGGAGGggcggcagctgcagcagcacgaCTTCAGCTCCCAG ATCTTCTCCCTGGGGTACTGCCCAACAGGAGAGTGGCTAGCAGTGGGCATGGAGAGCAGCAATGTGGAGATCCTGCACGTCACCAAGCCAGACAAGTACCAGCTGCACCTCCATGAGAGCTGTGTCCTCTCCCTCAAATTTGCCTCCTGTG GGAAGTGGTTCGTGAGCACAGGGAAGGACAACCTGCTGAACGCCTGGCGGACGCCCTACGGAGCCAGCATCTTCCAG TCGAAGGAAACCTCCTCTGTCCTCAGCTGCGACGTCTCCACGGATGACCAGTTCATTGTGACTGGCTCAGGGGACAAGAAAGCTACAGTTTATGAGATCATTTACTGA
- the TLE2 gene encoding transducin-like enhancer protein 2 isoform X1 has protein sequence MFPQGRHPSGQPFKFSVLEICDRIKEEFQFLQAQYHSLKLECEKLVSEKTEMQRHYVMYYEMSYGLNIEMHKQVEIVKRLSAICAQIIPFLTQEHQQQVLQAVERAKQVTMGELNSIVGQQQLQHLSHHTSPLLLTPHPSTMQPSSLSGASSTSGLLALSGALMAQSQLATKEDRVAQDGENRERAPSSSVSSSSPESLKDEERTWLKQKQEEKNLPGHSDSDGDKSDYNLVVDEDPTSDPGSPGCSRQEMPESPTSIASSGSTTPLGPKDQSPTDPLASAAPSKPSASSSPRDSFTPSPGPSSAVPLRQSPTKAPTTDTTLRSPLSTSSPYTSSFGMVPHTTLSGELPAPSVYMGIHLSPQVSGAVLYGRSPMVAFESHPHLRASTISSSLSAIPGGKPAYSFHVSADGQMQPVPFPPDALIGSGIPRHARQLHTLTHGEVVCAVTISNSTRHVYTGGKGCVKVWDVGQPGTKTAVARLDCLNRDNYIRSCKLLPDGRSLIVGGEASTLSIWDLAAPTPRIKAELTSSAPACYALAISPDAKVCFSCCSDGNIVVWDLQNQTMVRQFQGHTDGASCIDISNDGTKLWTGGLDNTVRCWDLREGRQLQQHDFSSQIFSLGYCPTGEWLAVGMESSNVEILHVTKPDKYQLHLHESCVLSLKFASCGKWFVSTGKDNLLNAWRAPYGASIFQSKESSSVLSCDISINDKFIITGSGDKKATVYEVVY, from the exons ATGTTCCCGCAGGGACGGCACCCG TCCGGGCAGCCCTTCAAGTTCTCGGTCCTGGAAATCTGCGACCGCATCAAGGAGGAATTCCAGTTCCTGCAGGCGCAGTACCACAG CCTGAAGCTGGAATGTGAGAAGCTGGTGAGCGAGAAGACAGAGATGCAGAGACATTATGTCATG TACTATGAGATGTCCTATGGCCTGAACATTGAAATGCACAAGCAG GTAGAGATTGTCAAGAGACTGAGTGCCATTTGTGCCCAGATTATCCCCTTTCTGACACAAGAG caccagcagcaggtcctgcaggCGGTGGAGCGAGCCAAGCAGGTGACCATGGGGGAGCTCAACAGCATCGTTGGG cagcagcagcttcagcaccTCTCCCACCACACATCCCCACTCCTGCTGACACCCCACCCCTCCACCATGCAGCCCTCTAGCCTGAGTGGGGCCAGCAGCACCTCGGGGCTCCTGGCCCTCTCGGGGGCACTGATGGCACAGTCTCAGCTGGCCACCAAGGAGGACAGAGTGGCCCAGGATGGGGAGAACAGAG AACGTGCCCCAAGCTCG agtgtttcttcttcctctcctgagAGCCTGAAGGACGAGGAGCGGACGTGGCTGAAGcaaaagcaggaggagaagaacCTGCCTGGGCATTCT GATAGTGATGGGGACAAGAGCGACTACAACCTCGTGGTGGATGAG GACCCCACCTCAGATCCcggcagccctggctgctcccGGCAGGAGATGCCCGAGAGCCCGACCTCCATCGCCTCCAGCGGGAGCACCACACCCCTTGGGCCAAAGGACCAGAGTCCG aCTGACCCTCTGGCCAGCGCTGCCCCCTCCAAGCCCTCTGCTTCCTCATCACCCCGTGACTCCTTCACGCCCAGCCCTGGGCCCAGCTCGGCCGTCCCGCTCCGGCAGTCCCCCACCAAGGCACCCACCACCGACACCA CTCTGCGCAGCCCCCTGAGCACCTCCAGCCCCTACACGTCCTCCTTTGGGATGGTGCCTCACACCACCCTCAGCGGGGAGCTCCCGGCCCCCAGCGTGTACATGGGCATCCACCTCTCGCCGCAGGTCAGCGGCGCTGTGCTGTACGGCCGGTCCCCCATG gTGGCATTTGAGTCACATCCTCACCTGAGGGCGTCCACCATCTCATCTTCTCTCTcagccatccctggagggaAACC TGCCTACTCCTTCCACGTCAGCGCCGACGGGCAGATGCAGCCGGTGCCTTTCCCACCCGACGCCCTCATTGGCTCCGGCATCCCCCGCCACGCACGGCAGCTCCACACCCTGACCCACGGCGAGGTGGTCTGCGCCGTCACCATCAGCAACTCCACACGACACGTCTACACGGGGGGCAAGGGCTGCGTGAAGGTGTGGGACGTGGGGCAACCAGGCACCAAGACAGCTGTGGCTCGGCTGGACTGCCTA AACCGTGACAACTACATCCGCTCCTGCAAGCTGCTCCCGGACGGCCGGAGCCTGATTGTGGGGGGCGAGGCCAGCACCCTCTCCATCTGGGACCTGGCAGCCCCCACGCCACGCATCAAGGCTGAGCTcacctcctctgcccctgcctgctATGCCCTGGCCATCAGCCCTGATGCCAAAGTCTGCTTCTCTTGCTGCAGTGATGGCAACATCGTTGTGTGGGACCTGCAGAACCAGACGATGGTGAG GCAGTTTCAAGGCCACACGGATGGTGCCAGCTGCATTGACATCTCCAACGATGGCACCAAGCTGTGGACAGGGGGGCTGGACAACACTGTGCGGTGCTGGGACCTGCGGGAGGggcggcagctgcagcagcacgaCTTCAGCTCCCAG ATCTTCTCCCTGGGGTACTGCCCAACAGGAGAGTGGCTAGCAGTGGGCATGGAGAGCAGCAACGTGGAGATCCTGCACGTCACCAAGCCGGACAAGTACCAGCTGCACCTCCATGAAAGCTGTGTCCTCTCCCTCAAATTTGCCTCCTGTG GGAAGTGGTTtgtgagcacagggaaggaCAATCTCCTCAATGCCTGGCGGGCACCATACGGAGCCAGCATCTTCCAG TCTAAGGAGTCCTCAtcagtgctgagctgtgacATCTCTATCAATGACAAATTCATCATTACGGGCTCTGGCGACAAGAAGGCCACAGTGTACGAGGTGGTCTATTGA
- the LOC139683136 gene encoding transducin-like enhancer protein 1 isoform X3, translating to MFPQNRPPAHLQAPSAASGAAVAASAIPSTPQSLKLTYPETLDRIKEEFQFLQNQYHSLKLECEKLATEKTEIQRHYVMYYEMSYGLNIEMHKQTEIAKRLNVICAQLIPFLSQEHQQQVVQAVERAKQVTMTDLNVAIGHQLQTQHLSHHAPPIPLTPHPSGLQPTGLAGISSASGLLALSGALGAQAQLLTKDDRGVHDTEPRATDRDPGPSSLVLPNGERARAIAEYLSSSKKRKVEEKDFVTDYGSDADKSEDNLVVDEDPSSPHSVHSYSSRENGVEKVSLGRKEAMPLSPTSMASSSSTSPSRSKDVPTVEKAGTPSLKSSTPTSQSDATAPGSSSAQQFRPAAAKAPMDPLALSLRNPLGVQSPYSAAFGLAHPAVNGDVAGTGAYASLHLMSPQLNGAAAAVGASSYGRSPLVGYDPHPHMRVPGLVAGMQVGTSGKPAYSFHVSADGQMQPVPFPPDALIGSGIPRHARQLHTLTHGEVVCAVTISNSTRHVYTGGKGCVKVWDVGQPGTKTAVAQLDCLNRDNYIRSCKLLPDGRSLIVGGEASTLSIWDLAAPTPRIKAELTSSAPACYALAISPDAKVCFSCCSDGNIVVWDLQNQTLVSFKATRMVPAALTSPTMAPSCGQGGWTTLCGAGTCGRGGSCSSTTSAPRSSPWGTAQQESG from the exons ATGTTCCCGCAGAACCGGCCCCCG GCCCATCTCCAGGCAccctctgctgcctcaggagctgctgttgctgccagtgccatccccagcaCTCCCCAGTCCCTCAAGCTGACTTACCCAGAGACCTTGGACCGCATCAAGGAGGAATTCCAATTCCTGCAGAACCAATACCACAG CTTGAAGTTAGAATGCGAAAAGTTGGcaacagaaaaaacagagatCCAGCGTCATTATGTCATG TACTATGAGATGTCCTATGGCCTGAACATTGAGATGCACAAACAG ACGGAGATCGCCAAGCGGCTCAACGTGATCTGTGCCCAGCTCATCCCGTTCCTGTCTCAGGAG caccagcagcaggtggTCCAGGCTGTGGAACGTGCGAAGCAGGTGACTATGACCGACCTGAACGTGGCAATCGGG caccagctccagaCCCAGCACCTCTCGCACCACGCTCCCCCCATCCCGCTGACCCCCCATCCCTCCGGGTTGCAGCCCACTGGCCTTGCTGGCATCAGCAGTGCCTCAGGGCTGCTGGCGCTCTCGGGGGCACTGGGGGCCCAGGCCCAGCTCCTCACCAAGGATGACAGAGGAGTCCATGACACAGAGCCCAGGG CGACAGACCGAGACCCCGGCCCC agctccctggTGCTGCCAAATGGGGAGCGGGCACGAGCCATTGCTGAGTacctgagcagcagcaagaaGAGGAAGGTGGAGGAGAAGGACTTCGTTACAGACTAT GGCAGCGACGCAGACAAAAGTGAAGACAACTTGGTGGTGGATGAG GACCCCTCTTCCCCGCACAGCGTCCACTCCTACTCATCCCGAGAGAATGGAGTGgagaaggtgtccctgggaaggaaggaggccATGCCACTCAGCCCGACCTCCATggcctcctccagcagcacatccccGTCCCGGAGCAAGGACGTTCCCACG GTGGAAAAGGCAGGGACGCCCAGCCTGAAGTCCAGCACCCCCACTTCCCAGAGCGATGCCACAGCCCCtggctccagcagtgcccaaCAGTTtcgtcctgctgctgccaaggccCCCATGGACCCCCTGG CCTTGAGCCTGAGGAATCCACTGGGAGTGCAGAGTCCGTACTCAGCTGCATTTGGCTTGGCTCACCCTGCAGTCAACGGGGACGTGGCTGGGACTGGTGCCTATGCCAGCCTCCACCTCATGTCCCCGCAGCTCAACGGAGCTGCAGCGGCTGTGGGAGCCAGCAGCTATGGACGCTCCCCCCTG gTGGGCTACGACCCTCACCCCCACATGCGCGTCCCAGGACTGGTGGCTGGCATGCAAGTGGGCACCTCGGGGAAGCC TGCCTACTCCTTCCACGTCAGCGCCGACGGGCAGATGCAGCCGGTGCCTTTCCCACCCGACGCCCTCATCGGCTCCGGCATCCCCCGCCACGCACGGCAGCTCCACACCCTGACCCACGGCGAGGTGGTCTGCGCCGTCACCATCAGCAACTCCACACGACACGTCTACACGGGGGGCAAGGGCTGCGTGAAGGTGTGGGACGTGGGGCAACCAGGCACCAAGACAGCTGTGGCTCAGTTGGACTGCCTA AACCGTGACAACTACATCCGCTCCTGCAAGCTGCTCCCGGACGGCCGGAGCCTGATTGTGGGGGGCGAGGCCAGCACCCTCTCCATCTGGGACCTGGCAGCCCCCACGCCGCGCATCAAGGCTGAGCTcacctcctctgcccctgcctgctATGCCCTGGCCATCAGCCCTGATGCCAAAGTCTGCTTCTCTTGCTGCAGTGATGGCAACATCGTTGTGTGGGACCTGCAGAACCAGACCCTGGTCAG TTTCAAGGCCACACGGATGGTGCCAGCTGCATTGACATCTCCAACGATGGCACCAAGCTGTGGACAGGGGGGCTGGACAACACTGTGCGGTGCTGGGACCTGCGGGAGGggcggcagctgcagcagcacgaCTTCAGCTCCCAG ATCTTCTCCCTGGGGTACTGCCCAACAGGAGAGTGGCTAG
- the LOC139683136 gene encoding transducin-like enhancer protein 1 isoform X2: MFPQNRPPAHLQAPSAASGAAVAASAIPSTPQSLKLTYPETLDRIKEEFQFLQNQYHSLKLECEKLATEKTEIQRHYVMYYEMSYGLNIEMHKQTEIAKRLNVICAQLIPFLSQEHQQQVVQAVERAKQVTMTDLNVAIGHQLQTQHLSHHAPPIPLTPHPSGLQPTGLAGISSASGLLALSGALGAQAQLLTKDDRGVHDTEPRATDRDPGPSSLVLPNGERARAIAEYLSSSKKRKVEEKDFVTDYGSDADKSEDNLVVDEDPSSPHSVHSYSSRENGVEKVSLGRKEAMPLSPTSMASSSSTSPSRSKDVPTVEKAGTPSLKSSTPTSQSDATAPGSSSAQQFRPAAAKAPMDPLALSLRNPLGVQSPYSAAFGLAHPAVNGDVAGTGAYASLHLMSPQLNGAAAAVGASSYGRSPLVGYDPHPHMRVPGLVAGMQVGTSGKPAYSFHVSADGQMQPVPFPPDALIGSGIPRHARQLHTLTHGEVVCAVTISNSTRHVYTGGKGCVKVWDVGQPGTKTAVAQLDCLNRDNYIRSCKLLPDGRSLIVGGEASTLSIWDLAAPTPRIKAELTSSAPACYALAISPDAKVCFSCCSDGNIVVWDLQNQTLVRQFQGHTDGASCIDISNDGTKLWTGGLDNTVRCWDLREGRQLQQHDFSSQIFSLGYCPTGEWLAVGMESSNVEILHVTKPDKYQLHLHESCVLSLKFASCGKWFVSTGKDNLLNAWRTPYGASIFQLRRLHG; the protein is encoded by the exons ATGTTCCCGCAGAACCGGCCCCCG GCCCATCTCCAGGCAccctctgctgcctcaggagctgctgttgctgccagtgccatccccagcaCTCCCCAGTCCCTCAAGCTGACTTACCCAGAGACCTTGGACCGCATCAAGGAGGAATTCCAATTCCTGCAGAACCAATACCACAG CTTGAAGTTAGAATGCGAAAAGTTGGcaacagaaaaaacagagatCCAGCGTCATTATGTCATG TACTATGAGATGTCCTATGGCCTGAACATTGAGATGCACAAACAG ACGGAGATCGCCAAGCGGCTCAACGTGATCTGTGCCCAGCTCATCCCGTTCCTGTCTCAGGAG caccagcagcaggtggTCCAGGCTGTGGAACGTGCGAAGCAGGTGACTATGACCGACCTGAACGTGGCAATCGGG caccagctccagaCCCAGCACCTCTCGCACCACGCTCCCCCCATCCCGCTGACCCCCCATCCCTCCGGGTTGCAGCCCACTGGCCTTGCTGGCATCAGCAGTGCCTCAGGGCTGCTGGCGCTCTCGGGGGCACTGGGGGCCCAGGCCCAGCTCCTCACCAAGGATGACAGAGGAGTCCATGACACAGAGCCCAGGG CGACAGACCGAGACCCCGGCCCC agctccctggTGCTGCCAAATGGGGAGCGGGCACGAGCCATTGCTGAGTacctgagcagcagcaagaaGAGGAAGGTGGAGGAGAAGGACTTCGTTACAGACTAT GGCAGCGACGCAGACAAAAGTGAAGACAACTTGGTGGTGGATGAG GACCCCTCTTCCCCGCACAGCGTCCACTCCTACTCATCCCGAGAGAATGGAGTGgagaaggtgtccctgggaaggaaggaggccATGCCACTCAGCCCGACCTCCATggcctcctccagcagcacatccccGTCCCGGAGCAAGGACGTTCCCACG GTGGAAAAGGCAGGGACGCCCAGCCTGAAGTCCAGCACCCCCACTTCCCAGAGCGATGCCACAGCCCCtggctccagcagtgcccaaCAGTTtcgtcctgctgctgccaaggccCCCATGGACCCCCTGG CCTTGAGCCTGAGGAATCCACTGGGAGTGCAGAGTCCGTACTCAGCTGCATTTGGCTTGGCTCACCCTGCAGTCAACGGGGACGTGGCTGGGACTGGTGCCTATGCCAGCCTCCACCTCATGTCCCCGCAGCTCAACGGAGCTGCAGCGGCTGTGGGAGCCAGCAGCTATGGACGCTCCCCCCTG gTGGGCTACGACCCTCACCCCCACATGCGCGTCCCAGGACTGGTGGCTGGCATGCAAGTGGGCACCTCGGGGAAGCC TGCCTACTCCTTCCACGTCAGCGCCGACGGGCAGATGCAGCCGGTGCCTTTCCCACCCGACGCCCTCATCGGCTCCGGCATCCCCCGCCACGCACGGCAGCTCCACACCCTGACCCACGGCGAGGTGGTCTGCGCCGTCACCATCAGCAACTCCACACGACACGTCTACACGGGGGGCAAGGGCTGCGTGAAGGTGTGGGACGTGGGGCAACCAGGCACCAAGACAGCTGTGGCTCAGTTGGACTGCCTA AACCGTGACAACTACATCCGCTCCTGCAAGCTGCTCCCGGACGGCCGGAGCCTGATTGTGGGGGGCGAGGCCAGCACCCTCTCCATCTGGGACCTGGCAGCCCCCACGCCGCGCATCAAGGCTGAGCTcacctcctctgcccctgcctgctATGCCCTGGCCATCAGCCCTGATGCCAAAGTCTGCTTCTCTTGCTGCAGTGATGGCAACATCGTTGTGTGGGACCTGCAGAACCAGACCCTGGTCAG GCAGTTTCAAGGCCACACGGATGGTGCCAGCTGCATTGACATCTCCAACGATGGCACCAAGCTGTGGACAGGGGGGCTGGACAACACTGTGCGGTGCTGGGACCTGCGGGAGGggcggcagctgcagcagcacgaCTTCAGCTCCCAG ATCTTCTCCCTGGGGTACTGCCCAACAGGAGAGTGGCTAGCAGTGGGCATGGAGAGCAGCAATGTGGAGATCCTGCACGTCACCAAGCCAGACAAGTACCAGCTGCACCTCCATGAGAGCTGTGTCCTCTCCCTCAAATTTGCCTCCTGTG GGAAGTGGTTCGTGAGCACAGGGAAGGACAACCTGCTGAACGCCTGGCGGACGCCCTACGGAGCCAGCATCTTCCAG CTGCGACGTCTCCACGGATGA